One segment of Roseofilum casamattae BLCC-M143 DNA contains the following:
- a CDS encoding addiction module protein, with protein MNIAATLNEITALSVEDRILLVQAIWDSIAAEQVYPDLTEAQKHELDRRINSYDRDPDNVLTWEEIKASVRK; from the coding sequence ATGAATATCGCGGCTACGCTGAATGAAATTACAGCTTTAAGTGTTGAGGATAGAATCCTGCTAGTTCAAGCGATTTGGGATAGTATTGCAGCCGAACAGGTTTATCCCGATCTCACCGAGGCGCAAAAACACGAACTCGATCGCCGGATTAATAGCTACGATCGCGATCCAGATAACGTGCTCACCTGGGAAGAGATCAAAGCATCGGTCAGGAAGTAG
- a CDS encoding PEP-CTERM sorting domain-containing protein yields MGFISRKCEHYKVFKMCNTIQKITTAFTLTTLCCLGTAKSVRAANLVYNGDFSAGDTGFSSDYSSLNSHNLLPPPARYAVGKNPHDHHSLFSSFGDRTTGDGLMMIVNGGSLTDGAGPIVWSQTIDVLPDTSYDLSAWIASTIAAQTAQLQFAINSEAIGPVLTASTNISGFWENLSTTWHSGSHNSVQFSLINHNPVWTGNDFAVDDISFSAVPSVPEPSSIFALSIIAFGATLLRQRKQH; encoded by the coding sequence TTGGGATTCATCAGTAGAAAATGCGAGCATTATAAAGTATTCAAAATGTGCAACACTATACAAAAGATTACAACTGCATTTACACTTACCACGTTATGTTGTTTAGGCACAGCTAAATCAGTTAGAGCGGCGAATCTTGTCTACAATGGCGACTTTAGTGCTGGAGATACTGGTTTTTCGAGCGATTACTCATCACTTAATTCTCACAATCTTTTACCACCACCAGCGCGTTATGCTGTGGGTAAAAATCCACACGATCATCACAGTTTGTTTAGTTCTTTTGGCGATCGCACTACTGGTGATGGCTTGATGATGATTGTTAATGGAGGCTCTTTAACTGACGGTGCTGGACCTATTGTATGGTCTCAAACCATTGATGTTCTTCCCGATACGAGTTACGATTTATCAGCCTGGATTGCTAGTACTATTGCTGCGCAAACAGCTCAACTCCAGTTTGCGATTAACTCAGAAGCGATCGGACCGGTTTTAACGGCTTCTACGAATATCAGTGGATTCTGGGAAAATCTCAGCACAACATGGCATTCTGGCTCTCACAACTCCGTTCAGTTTTCCTTAATCAATCATAATCCAGTCTGGACTGGTAATGATTTTGCAGTAGATGATATTTCATTTAGTGCAGTGCCTTCAGTTCCCGAACCTTCTTCCATTTTTGCATTGAGTATAATTGCTTTTGGAGCCACTTTACTGCGCCAGCGAAAGCAGCATTAA